The following proteins are encoded in a genomic region of Rhinolophus ferrumequinum isolate MPI-CBG mRhiFer1 chromosome 17, mRhiFer1_v1.p, whole genome shotgun sequence:
- the LOC117036551 gene encoding zinc finger protein with KRAB and SCAN domains 7-like, translating into MESSELPPKQEISKGSKSSSDGTSGVLYGVAPGRPEAEDTCEDALEKLEVQPSDAEGSRLESAFLERTCEDKNKSTKDGCDEYKELEERPDLPSSPAERQGVLKAQKFYQCDECGKAFNWSSHLIGHQRIHTGEKPYECNECGKTFRQTSQLIVHLRIHTGEKPYECSKCGKTYRHSSHLIQHQRLHNGEKPYKCNECGKAFNESSKLYDHQRTHTGEKPYECNECGATFTRNKNLVRHQVLHTGKKPYKCNECGKAFCSNRNLIDHQRIHTGEKPYECNDCGKAFSRNKSLIRHQRLHSGEKPYKCQECGKAFNQNSQLADHERIHTGEKPFECSECGKAFSLSKSLIRHQRLHTGEKPYKCNECGKSFNQNSYLVIHQRIHTGEKPYECNKCGKVFSHNSSLMVHQRTHTGEKPYKCNDCGKAFSDSSQLTVHLRVHTGEKPYECIECGKAFSQRSTFNHHQRTHTGEKHSGLARSVS; encoded by the coding sequence ATGGAGAGTTCAGAGTTGCCTCCAAAGCAGGAAATTTCTAAAGGATCAAAGTCATCTTCTGACGGGACATCAGGAGTCCTCTATGGGGTGGCTCCTGGCAGACCAGAAGCTGAAGATACCTGTGAAGATGCTTTAGAGAAGCTAGAAGTGCAACCCTCAGATGCGGAAGGGAGCCGACTGGAAAGTGCTTTCTTGGAAAGAACAtgtgaggataaaaataaatccacCAAAGATGGATGTGATGAATATAAGGAACTTGAAGAACGTCCAGATCTGCCCTCCAGTCCTGCAGAACGTCAAGGAGTTCTGAAGGCACAGAAATTCTATCAATGTGATGAATGTGGCAAAGCTTTCAATTGGAGTTCGCACCTTATTGGCCATCAGAGaatccacactggagagaaaccctatgagtgTAATGAGTGTGGTAAGACCTTCAGGCAGACCTCTCAGCTCATAGTTCATCTCAGAATCCACACAGGGGAAAAGCCCTATGAATGCAGCAAGTGTGGGAAGACCTATCGGCACAGCTCCCACCTCATTCAACACCAGCGACTCCACAATGGGGAGAAACcatataaatgtaatgaatgtggaaaagctttcAATGAGAGTTCCAAACTCTATGACCATCAAAGAACCCATACAGGGGAGAAACCGTATGAATGCAATGAGTGTGGAGCAACCTTTACTCGGAATAAAAATCTTGTCCGACATCAGGTACTTCACACTGGCAAGAAACCCTACAAGTGTAATGAGTGTGGGAAAGCTTTCTGTTCTAATAGAAATCTTATTGACCATCAGAGAATCCATACTGGGGAGAAGCCTTATGAGTGTAATGACTGTGGCAAGGCTTTCAGTCGGAATAAAAGTCTTATTCGACATCAGCGCCTCCATAGTGGGGAAAAACCTTACAAATGTCaggagtgtgggaaagccttcaatCAGAACTCTCAGCTTGCTGACCATGAGcgaattcatactggagaaaaaccttTTGAATGTAGTGAGTGTGGTAAGGCATTCAGCCTGAGTAAAAGTCTTATTCGACATCAGAGACTTCACACAGGTGAAAAGCCCTATAAATGTAATGAGTGTGGGAAATCCTTCAATCAAAACTCATACCTCGTTATacaccagagaattcatactggtgagaaaccttACGAATGTAATAAGTGTGGGAAGGTCTTCAGTCATAATTCTAGCCTTATGGTACATCAGAGAACCCATACTGGGGAGAAGCCCTATAAATGTAATgactgtgggaaagcctttagtgACAGCTCACAGCTCACTGTCCACCTTAGAGTgcacactggagaaaaaccctatgaatgtattgagtgtgggaaagccttcagtcagCGTTCCACTTTTAATCACCACCAGcgaactcacactggagagaagcacTCAGGACTGGCGCGTTCAGTTTCTTAA